A genome region from Strigops habroptila isolate Jane chromosome 12, bStrHab1.2.pri, whole genome shotgun sequence includes the following:
- the TMEM35B gene encoding transmembrane protein 35B: MELTAPAPPPLPSFGCVPPIFSPFTPPSSGLVGGWCWGGRGSQPRRGEAAGLGLREQPRAAPGRTEPRRPGPAPPVPAMAAAFTALRVLLGLFFLLAGAVKLSELLSAELHRHMSSQFVRFADVFPLKELGFAPEPGRYLAAVGWVEAVAGLLLAFGPQLLQEISNFILSVVMIGAIYTLLVLREPLAMCAPATLCLGLLLLLNIRGHADPPKPKFE; encoded by the exons ATGGAGCTGACAGCACCCGCACCCCCCCCGCTGCCGAGTTTTGGGTGCGTCCCCCCCATTTTCTCACCCTTTACCCCCCCCAGCTCAGGTTTGGTgggaggctggtgctggggggggcgCGGATCGCAGCCCCGGCGGGGTGAAGCCGCAGGGTTGGGCCTGCGGGAGCAGCCCCGAGCCGCGCCGGGCCGTACCGAGCcgcgccgccccggccccgccccgcccgtCCCCGCCATGGCGGCGGCGTTCACCGCCCTCCGCGTCCTGCTCGGGCTCTTCTTCCTGCTGGCGGGTGCCGTGAAGCTCTCGGAGCTGCTCTCGGCCGAGCTGCACCGGCACATG AGCTCCCAGTTCGTGCGGTTCGCCGACGTGTTCCCGCTGAAGGAGCTGGGCTTCGCGCCGGAGCCGGGCCGGTACCTGGCGGCGGTGGGCTGGGTGGAGGCGGTGGCcgggctgctgctggccttcgggccccagctcctgcaggagatCAGCAACTTCATCCTCAGCGTCGTCATGATCG GTGCCATCTACACGCTGCTGGTGCTGCGGGAGCCCCTGGCCATGTGTGCCCCGGCCACCCTCTGCCTCggcctgctcctgctgctcaaCATCCGCGGGCACGCGGACCCCCCCAAGCCCAAGTTCGAGTGA
- the LOC115615789 gene encoding platelet-activating factor receptor-like, producing the protein MNGSALEPLPAGHPGQCVPNDPVQFVLVPAVYCLVLCVGLPGNLVALLVFLQSGKVRKAIRIYLINLTLADILFNLTLPLWIPYYLAGGNWLLSEAACRLAGAAYYLATYSAITFMALISFNRYSAVRAARRELPLTGPRGAAVACALAWLLGLGCAVPTLATHQTFRTRTGATACFEQHGRQRAYAYAMVGFFTIAFLVLLGTYASVACALSVPAAAAASPGSHRQQARAMVLGMLLVFVVCVAPYHLTLAPWVGSRPPVPPCGTPGTLDVLHTLSVALLSLNSCLDPLVYCFSIRHFRADLGRTLRKMGRCLPLSPSAPPVPSARASSFASS; encoded by the coding sequence ATGAACGGCTCGGCGCTGGAGCCGCTGCCAGCAGGGCACCCTGGCCAGTGTGTGCCCAACGACCCGGTGCAGTTTGTGCTGGTGCCTGCCGTCTACTGCCTGGTGCTGTGCGTGGGGCTGCCGGGCAACCTGGTGGCTTTGCTGGTGTTCCTGCAGAGCGGCAAGGTGAGGAAGGCCATCCGCATCTACCTCATCAACCTCACGCTGGCCGACATCCTCTTCAACCTCACGCTGCCCCTCTGGATCCCCTACTACCTGGCTGGGGGGAACTGGCTGCTCTCGGAGGCCGCGTGCCGCCTGGCCGGTGCCGCCTACTACCTGGCGACCTACAGCGCCATCACCTTCATGGCGCTCATCAGCTTCAACCGGTACAGCGCGGtgcgggcggcgcggcgggagcTGCCGCTGACGGGGCCCCGCGGTGCCGCGGTGGCCTGCGCCCTGGCCTGGCTtctggggctgggctgtgctgtgcccacCCTGGCCACGCACCAGACCTTCCGCACCCGCACCGGAGCCACGGCCTGCTTCGAGCAGCACGGCCGGCAGCGGGCGTACGCCTATGCCATGGTGGGCTTCTTCACCATCGccttcctggtgctgctgggcaccTACGCCTCCGTCGCCTGCGCGCTCTCGgtgcccgccgccgccgccgcctcgccgGGCTCGCACCGGCAGCAGGCGCGGGCCatggtgctggggatgctgctggtctTCGTGGTGTGCGTGGCTCCCTACCACCTCACGCTGGCCCCCTGGGTGGGCAGCCGGCCCCCCGTGCCGCCCTGCGGGACCCCCGGCACCCTGGATGTGCTGCACACGCTGAGCGTGGCCCTGCTGAGCCTCAACAGCTGCCTCGACCCCCTCGTCTACTGCTTCTCCATCCGGCACTTCCGCGCCGACCTGGGGCGCACCCTGCGCAAGATGGGACGGTGCCTCCCGCTGTCCCCATCGGCTCCCCCCGTGCCCAGCGCCCGCGCGTCCTCCTTTGCCTCCTCATAG
- the DLGAP3 gene encoding disks large-associated protein 3 isoform X1: protein MKGYHGERSQVQPSSGHRCRCIPEDCQHPADYIQHGPEGRPPYPLSPSEPCSLEHPYCPARSPGAASECPGGPLSELPSASASSTFPRMHHAQQPYDSCDECMATAAHPASKINRLPPTLLDQFEKQLPLHHDGFHTLQYPRAGGAEPRSESPSRIRHLVHSVQKLFAKSHSLEAPAKREYNGAKMDGRGDGYHHHHHHHHHHHHQSRHGKRSKSKDRKVDSRHRSKMMGWWSSDDNLDSDSSYMVSGRHAADQGTQYCVDAPESAFRDLTLKSLKGGGEGKCLACAGMSMSLDGQTVKRSAWHTMTVSQAREAYPSAGSTEKTLMLQEAKAKDRAYQYLQVPQDEWSGYPAVGKDGEIPCRRMRSGSYIKAMGDEDSADSDVSAKVLPRAATRRDSYRRSSSADQARTKFASRHYSDSYICNCPSCCTPPRMLPRGQSYGRSFTTGQINDELNHQFEAVCESVFGEVESQAVEALDLPGCFRMRSHSYLRAIQAGCSQDDDCLSLFSMSAPAGPSITSSILKPSTSFSYRKAPPPIPPGTKAKPLISVTAQSSTESAHESYLPGEATRSSAWSKDSAARCNSAESLDTSKVTSVAIDLPPVQPRAAPKPSTLIIKAIPGREELRSLARQRKWRPSIGVQVEAISDSDTESRSQREFHSIGVQVEEDKRRARFKRSNSVTAGVQADLELEGFTGLAVATEDKALQFGRPFQRHSSEPETGRQYAVYKTVHTQGQWAYREDYQLQYDTVEVPRRDAWMERGSRSLPDSGRASPCHRDGEWFIKLLQAEVEKMEGWCQQMEREAEDYDLPEEILEKIRSAVGSAQLLMSQKVQQFYRLCQQNMDPNAFPVPTFQDLAGFWDLLQLSIEDVSMKFAELLQLKANGWKIVEPKEEKKVPPPIPKKPPRSKVHPVKERSLDSVDRQRQEARKRLLAAKRAASFRQSSATESADSIEIYIPEAQTRL from the exons ATGAAGGGCTACCATGGGGAGCGTAGCCAGGTACAGCCCTCCTCCGGCCACCGCTGCCGCTGCATCCCAGAGGACTGCCAGCATCCCGCCGACTACATCCAGCACGGCCCCGAGGGCCGGCCGCCGTACCCCCTCAGCCCCAGCGAGCCGTGTTCCTTGGAGCATCCCTACTGCCCGGCACGGAGCCCCGGCGCGGCCAGCGAGTGCCCGGGCGGGCCCTTGAGCGAGCTGCCCTCGGCCAGCGCCAGCAGCACCTTCCCGAGGATGCACCACGCGCAGCAGCCCTACGACTCCTGCGACGAATGCATGGCGACAGCAGCCCACCCCGCCAGCAAGATCAACCGCCTGCCCCCCACGCTGCTGGACCAGTTCGAGAAGCAGCTCCCGCTGCACCACGACGGCTTCCACACGCTGCAGTACCCGCGGGCCGGCGGCGCCGAGCCCCGCAGCGAGAGCCCCAGCCGCATCCGCCACCTCGTCCACTCCGTCCAGAAGCTCTTCGCCAAGTCCCACTCCCTGGAGGCGCCGGCCAAGCGGGAATACAACGGTGCCAAGATGGACGGCCGCGGGGACGGctaccaccaccatcaccaccaccaccaccatcaccaccaccagtCCCGCCACGGCAAGCGCAGCAAGAGCAAGGACCGCAAGGTGGACTCCCGGCACCGGTCCAAGATGATGGGCTGGTGGAGCTCCGATGACAACCTGGACAGCGACAGCAGCTACATGGTGTCAGGCCGGCACGCTGCCGACCAGGGCACCCAGTACTGCGTGGACGCTCCCGAAAGTGCCTTCAGAGACTTGACCTTGAAGAGTCTAAAAGGCGGCGGGGAAGGAAAATGCCTGGCTTGTGCCGGCATGTCCATGTCTCTGGACGGCCAGACAGTCAAGAGGAGCGCCTGGCACACCATGACCGTCAGCCAGGCACGTGAAGCCTACCCCAGCGCCGGCAGCACCGAGAAGACCTTGATGCTTCAGGAAGCAAAGGCCAAAGACCGAGCATACCAGTACCTGCAG GTGCCCCAGGACGAGTGGAGCGGGTACCCAGCGGTGGGCAAGGACGGGGAGATTCCCTGCCGGCGGATGCGCAGCGGCAGCTACATCAAGGCCATGGGCGACGAGGACAGCGCCGACTCGGACGTCAGCGCCAAAGTGTTGCCCAGGGCGGCCACGCGGCGAGACAGCTACCGCCGCTCCTCCAGCGCCGACCAGGCCAGGACCAA GTTTGCAAGTAGGCACTATTCTGATTCATATATCTGTAACTGTCCCAGCTGCTGCACGCCACCGCGAATGCTCCCGCGGGGACAGAGCTACGGGCGCTCCTTCACCACCGGCCAG ATCAACGACGAGCTCAACCACCAGTTCGAAGCCGTCTGCGAGTCGGTGTTTGGCGAGGTGGAGTCTCAGGCCGTGGAGGCGCTGGATCTGCCCGGCTGCTTCCGCATGCGGAGCCACAGCTACCTGCGGGCCATCCAGGCCGGCTGCTCCCAGGACGACGACTGCCTCTCGCTCTTCTCCATGTCGGCCCCCGCCGGGCCGTccatcaccagcagcatcctgaaGCCCAGCACTT CCTTCAGTTACAGAAAAGCTCCacctcccatccctccaggaacCAAAGCCAAACCCCTCATCTCCGTCACGGCGCAGAGCAGCACTGAGTCTGCCCACGAGAGCTACCTGCCCGGCGAGGCCACCCGCAGCTCCGCCTGGTCCAAAGACTCCGCGGCCCGCTGCAACTCGGCCGAGAGCCTGGACACCTCCAAGGTGACATCCGTGGCCATCGACCTGCCTCCAGTCCAGCCCCGTGCTGCTCCCAAGCCCTCCACACTCATCATCAAGGCCATTCCCGGCCGGGAGGAGCTGAGGAGCTTGGCTCGGCAGAGGAAGTGGCGTCCCTCCATCGGCGTCCAG GTTGAGGCCATCTCCGACTCGGATACAGAGAGCCGGAGCCAGAGGGAGTTCCACTCCATTGGGGTGCAGGTGGAGGAGGACAAAAG GCGAGCGCGCTTCAAGCGCTCCAACAGCGTGACGGCAGGCGTGCAGGCGGACCTGGAGCTGGAGGGCTTCACCGGCCTGGCCGTGGCCACCGAGGACAAAGCGCTGCAGTTCGGGCGCCCCTTCCAGCGGCATTCCTCGGAGCCCGAGACCGGCCGGCAGTACGCGGTGTACAAGACGGTGCACACGCAGGGGCAGTGGGCGTACCGGGAGGACTATCAGCTGCAGTACGACACGGTGGAGGTGCCCCGGCGGGATGCCTGGATGGAAAGGGGCTCCCGCAGCCTTCCCGACTCCGGACGTGCCTCCCCCTGCCACCGCGATGGGGAATGGTTCATCAAACTGCTGCAGGCGGAGGTGGAGAAGATGGAGGGCTGGTGCCAGCAGATGGAGAGGGAGGCTGAGGACTACGACCTGCCAGAGGAGA TCCTGGAGAAGATCCGGAGCGCCGTGGGCAGTGCCCAGCTCCTCATGTCCCAGAAGGTGCAGCAGTTTTACCGCCTCTGCCAGCAGAACATG GATCCCAACGCATTCCCTGTGCCCACCTTCCAAGACCTGGCCGGCTTCTGGGatctcctgcagctctccatTGAAGACGTCAGCATGAAGTTCgcagagctcctgcagctcaAGGCCAATGGGTGGAAGATTGTGGAGCCCAAG gaggagaagaaggtgCCTCCCCCGATACCAAAGAAGCCGCCGCGCTCCAAGGTGCACCCGGTGAAGGAGCGCTCCCTGGACTCGGTGGACCGGCAGCGGCAGGAGGCCCGCAAGCGGCTCCTGGCAGCCAAGCGCGCTGCCTCCTTCCGCCAGAGCTCGGCCACCGAGAGCGCGGACAGCATCGAGATCTACATCCCCGAGGCGCAGACCCGGCTCTGA
- the DLGAP3 gene encoding disks large-associated protein 3 isoform X2, with translation MKGYHGERSQVQPSSGHRCRCIPEDCQHPADYIQHGPEGRPPYPLSPSEPCSLEHPYCPARSPGAASECPGGPLSELPSASASSTFPRMHHAQQPYDSCDECMATAAHPASKINRLPPTLLDQFEKQLPLHHDGFHTLQYPRAGGAEPRSESPSRIRHLVHSVQKLFAKSHSLEAPAKREYNGAKMDGRGDGYHHHHHHHHHHHHQSRHGKRSKSKDRKVDSRHRSKMMGWWSSDDNLDSDSSYMVSGRHAADQGTQYCVDAPESAFRDLTLKSLKGGGEGKCLACAGMSMSLDGQTVKRSAWHTMTVSQAREAYPSAGSTEKTLMLQEAKAKDRAYQYLQVPQDEWSGYPAVGKDGEIPCRRMRSGSYIKAMGDEDSADSDVSAKVLPRAATRRDSYRRSSSADQARTNCCTPPRMLPRGQSYGRSFTTGQINDELNHQFEAVCESVFGEVESQAVEALDLPGCFRMRSHSYLRAIQAGCSQDDDCLSLFSMSAPAGPSITSSILKPSTSFSYRKAPPPIPPGTKAKPLISVTAQSSTESAHESYLPGEATRSSAWSKDSAARCNSAESLDTSKVTSVAIDLPPVQPRAAPKPSTLIIKAIPGREELRSLARQRKWRPSIGVQVEAISDSDTESRSQREFHSIGVQVEEDKRRARFKRSNSVTAGVQADLELEGFTGLAVATEDKALQFGRPFQRHSSEPETGRQYAVYKTVHTQGQWAYREDYQLQYDTVEVPRRDAWMERGSRSLPDSGRASPCHRDGEWFIKLLQAEVEKMEGWCQQMEREAEDYDLPEEILEKIRSAVGSAQLLMSQKVQQFYRLCQQNMDPNAFPVPTFQDLAGFWDLLQLSIEDVSMKFAELLQLKANGWKIVEPKEEKKVPPPIPKKPPRSKVHPVKERSLDSVDRQRQEARKRLLAAKRAASFRQSSATESADSIEIYIPEAQTRL, from the exons ATGAAGGGCTACCATGGGGAGCGTAGCCAGGTACAGCCCTCCTCCGGCCACCGCTGCCGCTGCATCCCAGAGGACTGCCAGCATCCCGCCGACTACATCCAGCACGGCCCCGAGGGCCGGCCGCCGTACCCCCTCAGCCCCAGCGAGCCGTGTTCCTTGGAGCATCCCTACTGCCCGGCACGGAGCCCCGGCGCGGCCAGCGAGTGCCCGGGCGGGCCCTTGAGCGAGCTGCCCTCGGCCAGCGCCAGCAGCACCTTCCCGAGGATGCACCACGCGCAGCAGCCCTACGACTCCTGCGACGAATGCATGGCGACAGCAGCCCACCCCGCCAGCAAGATCAACCGCCTGCCCCCCACGCTGCTGGACCAGTTCGAGAAGCAGCTCCCGCTGCACCACGACGGCTTCCACACGCTGCAGTACCCGCGGGCCGGCGGCGCCGAGCCCCGCAGCGAGAGCCCCAGCCGCATCCGCCACCTCGTCCACTCCGTCCAGAAGCTCTTCGCCAAGTCCCACTCCCTGGAGGCGCCGGCCAAGCGGGAATACAACGGTGCCAAGATGGACGGCCGCGGGGACGGctaccaccaccatcaccaccaccaccaccatcaccaccaccagtCCCGCCACGGCAAGCGCAGCAAGAGCAAGGACCGCAAGGTGGACTCCCGGCACCGGTCCAAGATGATGGGCTGGTGGAGCTCCGATGACAACCTGGACAGCGACAGCAGCTACATGGTGTCAGGCCGGCACGCTGCCGACCAGGGCACCCAGTACTGCGTGGACGCTCCCGAAAGTGCCTTCAGAGACTTGACCTTGAAGAGTCTAAAAGGCGGCGGGGAAGGAAAATGCCTGGCTTGTGCCGGCATGTCCATGTCTCTGGACGGCCAGACAGTCAAGAGGAGCGCCTGGCACACCATGACCGTCAGCCAGGCACGTGAAGCCTACCCCAGCGCCGGCAGCACCGAGAAGACCTTGATGCTTCAGGAAGCAAAGGCCAAAGACCGAGCATACCAGTACCTGCAG GTGCCCCAGGACGAGTGGAGCGGGTACCCAGCGGTGGGCAAGGACGGGGAGATTCCCTGCCGGCGGATGCGCAGCGGCAGCTACATCAAGGCCATGGGCGACGAGGACAGCGCCGACTCGGACGTCAGCGCCAAAGTGTTGCCCAGGGCGGCCACGCGGCGAGACAGCTACCGCCGCTCCTCCAGCGCCGACCAGGCCAGGACCAA CTGCTGCACGCCACCGCGAATGCTCCCGCGGGGACAGAGCTACGGGCGCTCCTTCACCACCGGCCAG ATCAACGACGAGCTCAACCACCAGTTCGAAGCCGTCTGCGAGTCGGTGTTTGGCGAGGTGGAGTCTCAGGCCGTGGAGGCGCTGGATCTGCCCGGCTGCTTCCGCATGCGGAGCCACAGCTACCTGCGGGCCATCCAGGCCGGCTGCTCCCAGGACGACGACTGCCTCTCGCTCTTCTCCATGTCGGCCCCCGCCGGGCCGTccatcaccagcagcatcctgaaGCCCAGCACTT CCTTCAGTTACAGAAAAGCTCCacctcccatccctccaggaacCAAAGCCAAACCCCTCATCTCCGTCACGGCGCAGAGCAGCACTGAGTCTGCCCACGAGAGCTACCTGCCCGGCGAGGCCACCCGCAGCTCCGCCTGGTCCAAAGACTCCGCGGCCCGCTGCAACTCGGCCGAGAGCCTGGACACCTCCAAGGTGACATCCGTGGCCATCGACCTGCCTCCAGTCCAGCCCCGTGCTGCTCCCAAGCCCTCCACACTCATCATCAAGGCCATTCCCGGCCGGGAGGAGCTGAGGAGCTTGGCTCGGCAGAGGAAGTGGCGTCCCTCCATCGGCGTCCAG GTTGAGGCCATCTCCGACTCGGATACAGAGAGCCGGAGCCAGAGGGAGTTCCACTCCATTGGGGTGCAGGTGGAGGAGGACAAAAG GCGAGCGCGCTTCAAGCGCTCCAACAGCGTGACGGCAGGCGTGCAGGCGGACCTGGAGCTGGAGGGCTTCACCGGCCTGGCCGTGGCCACCGAGGACAAAGCGCTGCAGTTCGGGCGCCCCTTCCAGCGGCATTCCTCGGAGCCCGAGACCGGCCGGCAGTACGCGGTGTACAAGACGGTGCACACGCAGGGGCAGTGGGCGTACCGGGAGGACTATCAGCTGCAGTACGACACGGTGGAGGTGCCCCGGCGGGATGCCTGGATGGAAAGGGGCTCCCGCAGCCTTCCCGACTCCGGACGTGCCTCCCCCTGCCACCGCGATGGGGAATGGTTCATCAAACTGCTGCAGGCGGAGGTGGAGAAGATGGAGGGCTGGTGCCAGCAGATGGAGAGGGAGGCTGAGGACTACGACCTGCCAGAGGAGA TCCTGGAGAAGATCCGGAGCGCCGTGGGCAGTGCCCAGCTCCTCATGTCCCAGAAGGTGCAGCAGTTTTACCGCCTCTGCCAGCAGAACATG GATCCCAACGCATTCCCTGTGCCCACCTTCCAAGACCTGGCCGGCTTCTGGGatctcctgcagctctccatTGAAGACGTCAGCATGAAGTTCgcagagctcctgcagctcaAGGCCAATGGGTGGAAGATTGTGGAGCCCAAG gaggagaagaaggtgCCTCCCCCGATACCAAAGAAGCCGCCGCGCTCCAAGGTGCACCCGGTGAAGGAGCGCTCCCTGGACTCGGTGGACCGGCAGCGGCAGGAGGCCCGCAAGCGGCTCCTGGCAGCCAAGCGCGCTGCCTCCTTCCGCCAGAGCTCGGCCACCGAGAGCGCGGACAGCATCGAGATCTACATCCCCGAGGCGCAGACCCGGCTCTGA
- the SMIM12 gene encoding small integral membrane protein 12, with protein sequence MWSVLWAAVRSKAPYVTFPVAFVVGLVGYHLERLLRGDPPPAAEDEKSISEQREERKLQEIAGKDLTKVVSLKDKLEFAPRAVLNRNRPEKS encoded by the coding sequence ATGTGGTCCGTGCTGTGGGCGGCCGTGCGCTCCAAGGCGCCCTACGTCACCTTCCCGGTGGCCTTCGTGGTGGGGCTGGTGGGCTACCACCTGGAGCGGCTCCTCCGCGGGgacccgccgcccgccgccgagGACGAGAAGAGCATCTCGGAGCAGCGGGAGGAGCGCAAGCTGCAGGAGATCGCGGGCAAGGACCTGACCAAGGTGGTGAGCCTGAAGGACAAGCTGGAGTTCGCCCCCCGGGCCGTGCTGAACAGGAACCGCCCCGAAAAGAGTTAA